A portion of the Lolium rigidum isolate FL_2022 chromosome 1, APGP_CSIRO_Lrig_0.1, whole genome shotgun sequence genome contains these proteins:
- the LOC124684995 gene encoding arginine decarboxylase 1 yields the protein MPALAVESATAPAVAAHAFGASACDAARFAAAPLLLGPTEVPKPDAAAWSADLSSALYNVDGWGAPYFFVNDDGDIAIRPHGAATLPGQEIDLAKVVARASSAPATGGLGLPLPLLVRFPDVLRHRVEALNAAFRYAVSSTGYRSRYRGVYPVKCNQDRYVVEDIVDFGAPFGFGLEAGSKPELLLAMSCLAARGSPDAFLVCNGYKDLEYISLALVARTMGLNTVVVLEQEDELDIVVEASRRLGVRPVVGMRAKLRTKHAGHFGATSGEKGKFGLNAAEILSVVAKLKGLGMLDCLQLLHFHIGSQIPTTALLADGVGEAAQIYCELARLGAAMRVIDVGGGLGIDYDGTHSAETDMSVAYSLEEYAAAVVAAVGRVCDRKGVQHPVICSESGRALVSHHSVLVFEAFSASAPASNLDSATAYLLDELTDDCRGDYRNVMAAAVRGDFDTCAVYADQLKRRCAEQFKEGVLGLEHLAAVDGLCEIVARGMGVAERPRTYNINLSVFTSIPDMWAIEQLFPIVPIQRLQERPNVDGILSDLTCDSDGKVDQFIGGRHSLPLHELPTHGTRGYYLGMFLGGAYQEALGGLHNLFGGPSVVRVSQSDGPHCFAVTRAAPGPSCADVLRAMHHEPEVMFEVLKQRTNDGATAAAIARAFGAMPYLSFDNEAAEMASSGMSSDSEGSAAGAAEDDDDEWEFMRGLTV from the coding sequence ATGCCTGCGCTAGCAGTGGAATCCGCCACGGCACCCGCCGTCGCCGCGCACGCCTTCGGCGCGAGCGCGTGCGACGCGGCGCGCTTCGCCGCGGCCCCACTCCTCCTGGGCCCCACCGAGGTCCCCAAGCCCGACGCGGCCGCCTGGTCCGCGGACCTCTCCTCGGCGCTCTACAACGTCGACGGCTGGGGCGCGCCCTACTTCTTCGTCAACGACGACGGCGACATCGCCATCCGCCCGCACGGCGCCGCCACGCTGCCGGGCCAGGAGATCGACCTGGCCAAAGTCGTCGCCCGCGCCTCCTCCGCGCCCGCCACCGGCGGCCTCGGCCTGCCGCTGCCCCTCCTCGTGCGCTTCCCGGACGTGCTGCGCCACCGCGTGGAAGCCCTCAACGCGGCCTTCCGctacgccgtctcctccaccggcTACCGCAGCCGCTACCGGGGCGTGTACCCGGTCAAGTGCAACCAGGACCGCTACGTGGTCGAGGACATCGTCGACTTCGGCGCGCCCTTCGGGTTCGGCCTCGAGGCCGGGTCGAAACCCGAGCTGCTGCTCGCCATGAGCTGCCTCGCCGCGCGCGGCAGCCCCGACGCCTTCCTCGTCTGCAACGGCTACAAGGACCTCGAGTACATCTCCCTCGCCCTCGTCGCGCGCACCATGGGGCTCAACACCGTCGTCGTGCTCGAgcaggaggacgagctcgacattgtgGTGGAGGCCAGCCGCCGCCTCGGCGTCCGCCCCGTCGTCGGCATGCGCGCCAAGCTCCGCACCAAGCACGCGGGCCACTTCGGGGCAACCTCGGGCGAGAAGGGCAAGTTCGGGCTCAACGCGGCCGAGATCCTCTCCGTCGTGGCGAAGCTCAAAGGACTCGGGATGCTCGACTGCCTCCAGCTCCTGCACTTCCACATTGGGTCACAGATCCCCACCACCGCCCTGCTCGCCGACGGCGTCGGCGAGGCCGCGCAGATCTACTGCGAGCTCGCCCGCCTCGGCGCGGCCATGCGCGTGATTGATGTTGGCGGCGGACTTGGCATCGACTACGACGGAACCCACTCCGCGGAGACGGACATGTCCGTGGCGTACAGCCTCGAGGAGtacgcggcggcggtggtcgcgGCGGTTGGCCGCGTCTGCGACCGGAAGGGCGTGCAGCACCCGGTCATCTGCAGCGAGAGCGGCCGCGCGCTCGTGTCGCACCACTCGGTCCTCGTCTTCGAGGCCTTCTCCGCGTCGGCGCCGGCGTCCAACCTCGACTCCGCCACGGCCTACCTCCTCGACGAGCTCACCGACGACTGCCGCGGGGACTACCGCAACGTCATGGCGGCCGCCGTGCGCGGCGACTTCGACACCTGCGCCGTGTACGCGGACCAGCTCAAGCGGCGCTGCGCCGAGCAGTTCAAGGAGGGGGTGCTGGGCCTGGAGCACCTGGCCGCCGTCGACGGGCTCTGCGAGATCGTCGCGCGCGGCATGGGCGTGGCGGAGCGGCCGCGGACCTACAACATCAACCTGTCCGTGTTCACCTCCATCCCGGACATGTGGGCCATCGAGCAGCTCTTCCCCATCGTCCCCATCCAGCGCCTCCAGGAGCGGCCCAACGTCGACGGCATCCTCTCCGACCTCACCTGCGACAGCGACGGCAAGGTGGACCAGTTCATCGGCGGCAGGCACAGCCTCCCGCTGCACGAGCTGCCCACCCACGGCACCCGCGGCTACTACCTCGGCATGTTCCTCGGAGGCGCCTACCAGGAGGCCCTCGGCGGCCTGCACAACCTCTTCGGCGGGCCGAGCGTGGTGCGCGTGTCGCAGAGCGACGGGCCACACTGCTTCGCCGTGACGCGCGCCGCTCCTGGCCCGTCCTGCGCCGACGTGCTCCGTGCCATGCACCACGAGCCCGAGGTCATGTTCGAGGTGCTCAAGCAGAGGACCAACGacggcgccaccgccgccgcgatcGCCAGGGCGTTCGGCGCAATGCCGTACCTGTCCTTCGACAACGAGGCCGCGGAGATGGCGAGCAGCGGCATGAGCAGCGACTCCGAGGGGTCGGCTGCCGGCGCcgcggaggatgatgatgatgagtggGAGTTCATGCGCGGGCTCACCGTGTGA